The DNA sequence ATGCGCTTAATTCCAAAAAGATTTTTGCGtttgttaatataaataaaaccaGAAAATTGATGATTCTATATCTCTgtttcttgaaaatgatttgACTGATTAAATTTGAGATCAATTCGCCGCAAAATTCATTGTTCATAAAACCTCcgcaaaaaattatatttttcacgtgtttttgtcaaaaaatgTCATATAACTGAATTATGCACGTCCTATGAGTGCATGGAATTTAACAATTTCAAAGCCAGAGCTTCTTGCTCCTCCAAAGTAACCCCGCCAGTACTTGTACGTGCATTTCCTGTGACTTCATTTCTTTCACCCTCGTCAGAGTCACTATCAAAGTATACTTTACTCTTTTTATGCAGTCTATCAACAGTTTCATCTCCTTCTGACCCAGATATATCATCTTGGTCGTCCTCTTCCGCATTCCCAGCCTTCCATTTCATCTTCTGcttgattcttttttctctaaGCCGCTGACGTTCTATAAGTTTGTCTTCCTTGTCAGCCTTCTTCAAATCATCTCGCATCCTTCTATAGTATTCAGCTTTTTGTTCTGCATCAAGACATAAAGATGATGTggcaaaaatgtaaaatatagcCCATGCTTATGAAGTAAGAACATACATGTAAGTAACTACTTCAATGCTCTGAAGACCAAAATGGTATATAGTGATTTGATGAGAATGAGATCTAGCCATGATCAGGTTCTCAAATTCAACAACGATTGCAGAAAATACAAAAGGGTTTTCTAATTGGTAAACAAGTGAGtagctatatatttatttaacatttttaaaacattttttattattttcacaaaacTATGAAAACAAGGAAAGAAATGACATGTATACACATGTATAAGCAACAATTTCACCATTCCAGCTTCAGTTGAAAAGTAAGGGCATACCTGGATCAAGCAACATTTCTTTGCCACTTTGTGTGTCAGCTATCCTGGCTAGTGGAGGAAGTGTGTGGCCTTCATCGTCAAATACAACCCTAGTCCCAAGTGGCCTGTGTACATTAATCttgagtttctttttcttcaatacACGAGTTGCTGGTCTGCATAGGAAAGAACCAAATTGGTAAGAACAAGAATGGAGGAAGAAATTCAAAGCTCCACATGAATGGCTCCTGCCAAGAAATATAATAGATCCAACTTTATACCCAACAccaagtttgaatttttttttctattagccACATCATAAGGTGTTGTATTCAAATATCAATTTGCCCCAGCAATTTGAAACTAGAAGACTAGTCTAGCCCCTTTCCATAATCATATATAAAGAAACTAATGCAGTATTATCAGAAAGCagcctaatttttttatcagtactACTGTAAACATGTATAAGGTAGCATACATTATTTCTTCAATTTCAGATGACTTCACTTCGCCTTCATTTGCAGTATCAGCTAACTGAAGAAGATCATTTTCGGTTTCCTCATCCTTGAAAGCAACTGTGTCTAGCTTCTTCCTTGAAACCTCAAAGATAGTTTCCTTGTCTGAATCCTCTGGTTcaactaaaattgattttgttgacacatctttagatttaattttctgATTTAGAAAACGGATTTTGGGGGTCATTGGTAAACCTAATGATGCTGAATACTCGTCAATAGGTAGTTTCATAACATCAAATATGTCTTTATCCTTTTGGATATGGATGGATCTCAAATATGTGATGAATGCCCTTTGAGCCCGATGCTGCATGTCTGGGTATTTGACCAATAAAGATGCCAACAAGCTAGAAACTGGTTGCAGTAGTTCTTTCCTTGGCTGAATAATCAACAATTGCAAAAGCATGGAAAGCAAATGTCAGACAAACATAAGACTGAAGTGAACCAGATTTTAAAACTGACATCTTGATGTCCAAATGAAAATTGGAATTGCACGCATACAATTAATTTGCAGGGAAATTGTACCTTATTAAAATGCACTGGAACCTTTGCGGCTTTTAACTTTTcaagcatttgaatttctgaagGCAACAGAAATAAAACTGACTTTCCATCAGATTTATATCGAGCAGTGCGACCAACTCTATGTATGTAAGAAGCTACATTTTCAGGACAATCCACCTACAAATGCAAGAGAGAAGTGAGACTGAACATAAAAACAAGTTTTTTGCTTCCAACACCCCACACCTCAAAGCCCTAAGACTTGCTCCAAGACAGGAAACCAAAAGCAGGATGAAACTCACCTGAACAACCCAGTCAACTGCCTTATTAAAATCAAGGCCTCTTGCAGCCACATCAGTTGAAAAGAGAACTGAGCGCTTCTCACAAAACTCAGAATATATTGCCATTCTTCTTTCCTGTTTCATCCTCCCATGAAGGCACTTCAATGGTATGCCAGGGTGCAATTTCTTAAATGCTTCAAAGACAAATTTTACCTATTAAGCAGGGATGTGAACGTTATGGAAGATAGTCAAGCTCAAGAGAGGGAATTTGCACCAAAAAACACATCTTAAACATTTTCCCTGCTAACATGAAAGAATTATGGACAAATTCATCCTAagaatcctttaaaaaaattcttattacaATAACCATAACCAGCACAACTGAAAACCATAACTGAAGTTCTATGCATGTGAACTACACCATGTAGTTACAAATAcaacaaaacaattatttaCTTGGCCATTGAATATGAAACTAATGAGacaactttcaagtttcaatcataaaatcaaattacattCCCTCAAATTGCACAAAAAATCTTGAAAATGATGACTAGCCAGTAGCCATATGCATTGGCTAAGCATCAAAGGGTGCAACTTTTGAAGAAGCATGACAGTAAAATTGTAATAGAAGCCTATAACATGCAATTCCGTTCAACAAGGAAAAGAATTTCTTGAAACAGGAAAGAGAAGTGGAGTTACCTGTTTACAGCTTGAAAGAAAGACAAGTGTTTTGGACTGTAGATGTGTCTTTATGAAACTCCACAACATATCTAACTTCTGTTCCAGGGGAACAATCATCACGATTTGCTTCAACAGAGTAGGAGTGGAAGTCACAGATTCTTCGTGCACACTCAGATACTCTGGATCCTTCAAACTTAGTCTTGCGAGATCTTGAATTGACTTTGTTTGAGTTGCAGAGAAAAGCAAGGTTTGTCTACGCTTTGGTAGTTGGGAAATGATTGCATTTAGTTCCTTCTTGAACCCACTGTCTAGAATCCGATCAGCTTCATCTAGTACCAAAACCTATATCCAGGAAGTCCACCCAACCATCAGCTATATTGACCAAATCTAATGATACATATCTGTTATCTTGTTTGACCCAAATAAACATGTACTTTGgaagacaaaattaaaaaattatgcttTACAAGGGCTAAagcatacaaaaattaaatggcACCTATACTCTGCTTCAACCACTGTTGCTAAATCACCTATGCACGGAAGCAAATTTTCTGAAGGCTATTAAGGCAGGAAAATCTTGACATACCCAAGTACAATTAAAAACAGACACAAGGAAACAGAGagtgatataataaaacaaaggaCTTAATTGTAGCCATAATTTCAGAGTCAGAATTAGGTTAATCTATCCCATATAAGAAAAAAGGTTATTCTGACCTGCATCTGTGAACAATCAAAGTTGGGAGTTTCATCCATGTGTTGCAGCAGTCTACCTGGCGTGCAAATCAATATGTTGAGCTCATTTACACGTTCTTTCTCCATGTCAACGTCTTTTCGACCACCAATGAGAAGGCCAGCACTAAAATTATGGTGTTTGCCAACAACCTTCAACACATCAAACAGCTGAGCAGCCAATTCTCTCGTAGGAGATATGATGATGCTGCCAACCCCATCTTCAGGTCCCCATCTCTCTCTATGCAACTTCTCCAACACCTATTATCCATAATCcaccataaataaataacaataagcACAAATATCACAGTTCAAGATACCATCTATTCATCCACTATATATTAAATCAATGACCTTGCCTAAACATGTGTCAGTTTAGTTTATCTTGGTTTCTCTACTCGTTAGTAAATAGTAAATGCTATGATTATATAGTTATACTATTATCACAATATTTGCATTCAGAATCCAccataaacaaataataataagcataaaTATCACAATATTTACGATAGATTTTTTCACTTTTGAGCAAACCTTcggattatattattattattatcacaatatataatatattcgtattagttaaaaaataaataaggaacCCTAATCCGAAGTGAATGGAGCTGAGAAATGAAGCACTTACAGGGATAATGAAAGCGAGGGTTTTACCGGAGCCAGTTTTGGCGGCGCCGAGGATGTCGCGGCCACAGAGCGCGTGGGGGAGAGACGCTCTCTGGATGTCGGTCATGACCACGAACTTGGATTCTCGCAGGGCGTCCTTTGTTTTCTTGGAAAGCGGGAATTGCTCGAACCTCGACGCGCCGGCGTAGCGCGAGTAGGTGTCGTCGTCGTCGAGGCGGCCAACGGGGGAGTTTTTGGGGAGAGGCGGAAGCGACATTGGGTTCGAACCGGAATCCGGTGGCTGGAACTGGATCCATGAATTCAAGAGGTTTATCTCTTCCTCCTCTGAAACTCGCTGTTGCTTCCGAAACTCCCTCGATTTCGGTCTTCTCATTGCTCAAGCTTGAAGGCGAAGACGAAGATGAAGATCAAAAGGAACGTTGGGGTTTAGGTTTATGGTTTGTGTGTTGTTGCGGCAGAAAGAGCTTCATTGCAGTGCCTAGACTTGTTGGCGGTTAAAGCTTCATTTGTGAACGACGACAAGCTACGTAATGGGCCGAGTGATGAATCATTGGGCTGGCCCGATTAGTCCATGGCCATTCTTTTTGtacactcttttttttaaaaaaaagtaaaagtttaAAACACTAATTTGATTCTGAAtgtgtaaaatattattatattagttcctcaaactaagaaaatatatttatattcatggcatataaaaattatgaaattaaaaaaaattgtttttaaataactataatataatatatcacataactaaaatatttaaaattgatccaatgataaaataacaaaatcgtAATATTATATCACAAACTTTTTCTCTGAACACAAAGTCCCAAACACCCACAACAACGTTTACCAAATTtaggaatttattttatttctttttcggTAAAAAgctattcattaaaaaataaatgataaaaaaacaacattgtCGATCAATCTTGAATAAAGTAGAAAGTGTTGTCCAACGACATGTGGCTCAAAAGCACCTAACCATAATGACTTGAGAAATTCCTAAAATGTCCAAAAGTGTTACAAAAGTCAAAATAGCATAATGCATATACAAAATACATGGACAATCCGATCAACGTAACCTACTCCTTTCATCcagtttaataataaaatgcaaGCCTCTTTAAAAGACATCTTAACTGGTATTTccaattcataataaataaagtatttttcatCTAAAATCTTTAAGagcttaattttcttttgttgaattttaagAGCTTAATTTATTGATACTACGAAATATTTTTACGTAAACATTCACCAACAGCTTACGCATTAATAAATAACACACAACTAATATGATAAAATAGttcaatattattaaattgaattttcaatATAGATGCATCTATATAAATTTAAACCGCaatttttttgattaatttaagatttaaatattttttagtctttgtaatttattttttattttaatccttacaaattatatttttttgttttttgtcttaataatattttagataatgTTTTTCCATTAGTCAAAGTgttttaaagacaaaataaaataaacatgatttataagaattaaaaaaattatacggacaaaaaaattgtaaggattaaaaaaatatttaaacctcaatttaaaatagttttatcaattaatttgctTGATCGTGTAGATAAACCTTTtgtcaaaataattttgtataaataataatttcatataatgtcaaaattttcatttaattaaaaatcatttaacataattattacaaaacttaaaagtcaatttatataataatttatattctaaagtaatttttataaaattaatcattttaccATATATCATAATATATACTAGAATCTacaaatataaaagtatttacCATTTTGAGCAAAttcttttgaataaattaagaaaaggcAATGGTGAGAAGCCGCATATAAAAATGTTTACTATTTCGAGCATATTCTCATCAAATTTTTTGAATACATTAAAAGAAGGCAGGCAATGGTGAGAATATACTAGAATCTACAAATATAAAAGTTGTTATCTATGATTTTGATGCAGATTATGAAATATCATCACCTGTCTAGTTGTATATAATGTATCcatatattctaaaaaaattatgagtatCCATATATTCTAAAGATGTCAATATGGTCATAATCTGCAGAATGCATGAATTTAGTCATCTAGATTTGCTGCAGTCATTTTGGTTATGCTTCATGAATCATAACCCATtattcttttcactttttcatGCAGGGTTTTGTTCATTTAGCACTGCAATCGCGCCTTCCAATTGTTCCAATGGTCCTGACAGGTACTCATCCAGCATGGAGGAAAGGAAGTTTGCATGTTTGACCAGCACCTCTCACTGTCAAGTATCTTCCTCTAAGTACTGAAAATTGGAAGGCTGACAAGATTGATGACTATGTCAAAATGCTGCACAACATGTATGCTGCATTGAAAATTTTCAGGGTCAGAAGACTCAGAACCAATTCTTCTTAGCTGAGGCACATCTTCCATATAGCTTGAGTGAGGTTCTTCTTAAAGGAAGTCTTGTTAACTGCTGCAATATGCATAAATTGGTACCATATAGCTAAATCCTTGCAATAAGCTTAGTTAGCTAACAAGTCTAATCTATTTTCATCCTCTCATATTCTTCCTTGATATTGTAAGTTAACTGCTTTAAATGTCACTTAATTCCTAGATTTACTTTCTTTGGAGGGTCAAACTTTCAAATTGACGAAGTTcttatcatttcattattttttggtatgattatttatttagttaaacgagttataagattaatttaatgataaattgaaaaagaaagaaaaaggggcTCGAACACTTCCCGTTAACattctaacaaaattaattattaatatttaccgataaaattaaaaaaacacatggaTCCTGCCAATTCCGGGGGACCAGAAAAGTATGGGGAAAATTTATGttcatcatcttcacatattCACACTCAAACGCTGACCAACCATTCATTGgtccgttttttttttttggtacgaAGTTGTTGGTCCTAGTTTGGCTATTTTAAATTCAATCCGGAATTCGTTCTATCtatttcaaaatacaaatatttaatttcatatttttaaaaatatgtaagtatgatcattatattttagaaaattcacatgtatggttttatttttaatttttctgttttatttcttacttttaaattaattaaattgttttttgatattaccttaaatgaatatgttagACTTAGGGTTCAATtggatcaaaagaaaagaaataaaacataaaaaaaattaaaattttgactaaaattgtaatttttataaaataggaggattatttttcaaaataaaagaagtgcatatttttaaattgaaatgagAGAACTAAAatcactaaatttttaaaataagaagacCAAATgtcttaattttgaaataaatggacaaaaattattgattaaacaaaataagaggatcaaaattacatttaagtcAATAttaaatttaccaaaaaaaaaaagcataatattaaattcaccaaaaaaacactCAAGTGGTTGGtgaaatttgttaaattaatttaatatattttacttgtttatattattattgttaggtaaatttaatatattcatttcattttacttctttattccttgcatttttatcagtttttacttatttattaatattatgttaggtaaatttaatatactttacctatttatattattattgttttatttaacaataatacaattttaatttaaaaaatagataataaataagtaaaataaaaaattaagagacaaaattgacaaacaataataattaacctCTCTATGTTAAGAGACAAAATAGATCAAGTGCTGACGTATAGAATGACAATttcacttaataaaaaaaaagaacgaaTGGCAAATTTCTGTTAAGCTTTTCAAGCGAACCCGAGAGGATTGGCTTtatgatgatggtgatgatgaaACTGTAGATGCTTGCTCTTCAAAACTGGATGATCTAAAACAGGTTACTTTTGTTTCTCCGATCTCCATGTTTCATACGCCATACTTCTTGTTTACATTATCCATCTTCCAATTGAGTTTCGGTATAAAGACACAGAAGGAAGACCACAAGCTACAAGAGATTTGTTAAGTTGCATTGTAGAGTATCCAATCAATGTCTGCAGATTCTCTTCCACCCCAAGATAAAGAACAGATACAACAATAAATAGGTGAATAGATATAATTGTGGGATGTTGCCCTTAGTATATCAGTTTTGAAGCGTGAAGACAAGCAGAAAACTAATCATCACCACCTTTATCTTTATTGGTTATTAACAAaggcaattttattataaaaaaattaaaagtttatacGGATTTTGGAAAATTAAATTCCATTTCTTTTTTTCGGGTGAAAAttcccaatttttttaatctgtacACGTATGTCCTAATTTAAGTTTACGCTCACAAATATTGTGTCCTAATTTAAGTTTACATCGTCTGCAAACTTCAGTATTTATTTGGTAAATATGCATTATAACACATCATGAAATGGAACCAATAGACAGAATAAACAGCAACCCAAAAGCCCAAAGAATTCAGACAAAAGCATCTCCTATCCTTAACTCAAGATAGACGAAAGAAAGGTCCTCTCgatgtcttcatttacttaaaatttgCTATCATTCCTATCGTtccattattattatctttaatcTACAAATAACGGAACAACGCAACAAGCTCGATCATAAGCACAAAGAGAGCCAAGTGGCGAATCAAGAATGAAACGAAGAATCATTGTGGAttctaataaaagaaaagtgaatCATTATTTCAGGATGGCCCAAGTCATTAGGTCCGTGTGTACTGTACAGAACCACTTACATAAGCTCCCAATATCTACTTGCTACTTGCTAGGATTTTTTTAGCATCAAATCTTCACTAAGCAACAAGGCCTTAATTCAGTTTCCTCATGTGATGCTGCACGCTGGATTCCTAGCTTCCTTGTCCGCATCCAAAACATGAAACCGGAAATTTAGGGCaatttaacaaaattgaatTGAACCTATAGGGTATTGCTAGTCATACGATCACAAGTAAATTATGGGACGTGGACCAGGCGGGGAATAAATGTCTTGTCATCAAGTGTTCAGTTTCTCTTCTTGGCATTTGTCGTCTTGGCACCTGTTTTCTTTCTTGATTTCTTGAATCCTGCTCCACTCTCCTGTAAGCATCAAAGGCATTCAGGGCTGCATCACAACCTAAAGGACAACAAAACATCAGAATGAAATGCAAGTAGATGTACCTTCCGATACTGTCTGTAAGCATTGCGGCCTGTCAACTCCTCCCCACTTTTGTTTACATAAACCTGCAGGGGGGAAATAAAGAATTAGGTTCTGATAGATTGATACAGTATGACAAAATAGATAGGTTGGAAAAAGGCTTAAAAGTTTATCTCAATTTTTGTTCTGGTCCTATAATTTCAAAACCACTAGGAATTGATCCCTGCCATTAAGTGTACATTCTGATTTTTGTCCCAACACTAGGGACCATTTCCTAGTGATTTTGAAACTACATAGACTCAAAAAA is a window from the Glycine max cultivar Williams 82 chromosome 2, Glycine_max_v4.0, whole genome shotgun sequence genome containing:
- the LOC100792106 gene encoding DEAD-box ATP-dependent RNA helicase 32, which translates into the protein MRRPKSREFRKQQRVSEEEEINLLNSWIQFQPPDSGSNPMSLPPLPKNSPVGRLDDDDTYSRYAGASRFEQFPLSKKTKDALRESKFVVMTDIQRASLPHALCGRDILGAAKTGSGKTLAFIIPVLEKLHRERWGPEDGVGSIIISPTRELAAQLFDVLKVVGKHHNFSAGLLIGGRKDVDMEKERVNELNILICTPGRLLQHMDETPNFDCSQMQVLVLDEADRILDSGFKKELNAIISQLPKRRQTLLFSATQTKSIQDLARLSLKDPEYLSVHEESVTSTPTLLKQIVMIVPLEQKLDMLWSFIKTHLQSKTLVFLSSCKQVKFVFEAFKKLHPGIPLKCLHGRMKQERRMAIYSEFCEKRSVLFSTDVAARGLDFNKAVDWVVQVDCPENVASYIHRVGRTARYKSDGKSVLFLLPSEIQMLEKLKAAKVPVHFNKPRKELLQPVSSLLASLLVKYPDMQHRAQRAFITYLRSIHIQKDKDIFDVMKLPIDEYSASLGLPMTPKIRFLNQKIKSKDVSTKSILVEPEDSDKETIFEVSRKKLDTVAFKDEETENDLLQLADTANEGEVKSSEIEEIIPATRVLKKKKLKINVHRPLGTRVVFDDEGHTLPPLARIADTQSGKEMLLDPEQKAEYYRRMRDDLKKADKEDKLIERQRLREKRIKQKMKWKAGNAEEDDQDDISGSEGDETVDRLHKKSKVYFDSDSDEGERNEVTGNARTSTGGVTLEEQEALALKLLNSMHS